The nucleotide window CTTCCACACACCCCGGAAGCTTGCCTTCTTCCAGACGGGGAGCGCACATGGTACATTTGGTTACCTTGGGGGTCAGCACCTTGTCATATTCATAGGCCGGAACTTCAAATGGGCATGCAACCATGCAATATCGGCATCCCACACACAGGGAGGCATCATAAACAACCGGTCCGGCTGCTGTTTTCTTAAACGCCTTAACAAAGCAGGCAGATGCACATGCGGGTTCAAGGCAGTGATTGCACTGTTTTTTTACAAACACTTGTTCTTTGGCCTGAAACTTATTAACAACCGTATAAACATCCGCTTGGGTACGTCTGTTTTGATCAAGAACAGTTAAATCGTCAAACGGCTTTTCAGGTTCCGGCAATTTATTCACCTTGTTGCAGGCCTGTTCGCACTTTCTGCACCCGATACACAAGGTGGTGTCGTGCAGAACGCCGGAGCTTCCCGGATACCCCTTGAAACTTTTGTTTGCGGCACCATAGGCTTTTGTCAGGGCACCGGTTGTGGTGGCACCGATGGCCGCGCCAAGCGACCCCAAAAACTTTCTACGAGAAATAGCCATAATTTTACCCTTATTATTTATATCCTTTGAAGTTTCTATTTCTTTGCTTCATGACATTTGACACAGTCTGTTGCGACTACGGATTTAATGTCCATTTTCTGATGACAGGTAATGCACTGGCCATGATATGCGCCTTTCAATCCAGGCCTGCCGTCCAAACCACCATCAAATATGGCATCAGATCCATCACCCTGGCCAGGAACGACTTTACTGTGACAAGACGCACATTTAGGAGGCTCAAGGGTTTTAGGGCTGTTGTGATGACACCCCATGCACAGCCCGGCCTGATCCTTATGAAATGCGTTTGCCATTCCGCTCTTTTCAACTCTCTTGGCAATGGCCTGAACCACTTTGCGATGGGGGAACCGGCTGGGTTTATACTCATCTGCCAGCCCGTCAATAACAACTGTTTCAGGAATCTTGTCTTCTGCAACAATCGTGTAATTTGACGAAAGGTCTGTTAACGCCATTTTTGCCGCTTGAGCAGGGTCTTTTGATTCCAATTGAACCGGCGGTATACTGTGGCATGTTTTACAGGATTCGGGATTGCTGTTGCTTGCAGGCATCAAACTGTGACAGCCGGCACAATCAGCACTTTTCGTGAAGTCTTTATGGCATCCGATACAACTTCGGGTACTGTCTTGTTTGTGCATGGCCTGCCCAAGACTGACAAACCCGCCCTTTTGTTCTCCCCCTTCTGCCCCGTGGCAATCATTGCATTTTTTCAAGGTCTCATGATGGCAGTCTTTACAGCTTTGCGCTGCTGTTTCATGAAATTTGTGATCAAAGGCAACGGCATCCATATAATTTTTCTTTGTCTGATCGTCCGCCTTCCAGCCCGTAATGGCAACTTCATCCGGCTGATTTCGCTTGAGCCTGGGAATATCGGTTATTTTTTTTATTTTTTTTATTTTTTCGTTATCATGACAGCCGTCACAGGTTACAGGCCCGGCATCAATTGCGATACTTTTCGCTTTAAAGCTTTGATGACAGGCTACACAGGAATCATGAGCCGCTTCTTGAATAGACCTTGTTTCATCCTTTTTTTCAGACTTATGACAATAAAAGCAGGACTCTTCCTCACCTTTAACATAAAAAATCTCTTTTGTTTTTTCATTATATTTATGGTGACAGGCGCTGCAATTGTCTTTAGCTGACAAGTCCATACCTTTAATCCGTTCTGAACTTTCATGGATAAAATGCAATGATTTATCAAAACTGATTTTTTCCCGCAAAGACCCTTCAGGCTCCCCTGCGACATGACATACCCCGCACTGATCGGCAACTGGCCCCGTCTTCTTGTCAGAGGCTTTTTTTTCCGTATGACAGGCAATACACTGGTCATGATAAAAATCCATGGATGCTTTCTCGCCTGTTCGTTTGAATTCAAAAACAATGGTATTGTCTTTTTCCATATGACAGACTGTACAGTCGCCATCCGAAGCCTGAGTGTGAAGATCATGCAAAAAACCGACAGCAGGCATTTCATCCTTGCCAAGCTCGCCCTCAAGCTCAATTTTTATAAGCCCCGGTCTTTTTTCATCATCACTGTTGTTTGTACTGGTTTGCCCTATAAAGGGAAACAAAATGCATAAAACAATCATCACAAAAAATATCAGCTGAAATGATTTTACTTTTGACATGGTTCAATCCCCTGATTGATTTTTAAAAACACTATTTCAAATATACCCAACTAAATCAATAGGATTATTTCCTACTATTTTCATGTGATTAAGTCAAGTCCAAAATTTCATGGCTTTATTTTTATAAATTTTAAATCATTTTATCTGCCGGACACAGTACAATCAAACCCATAGTCACATTCCAGCTATCCCACTGCTGTAAGGCCGACGCACTTGTCTTTCAATTGCCCAGGTGTCTTTTCGCTTGATTATATGGAATATTTTAGGGTATTATAGAATCCTTAAATTCAAGACATAAATTGAATTGAATTTTTCATTTAAACATTAATCACCGAACAGATCCATACACAGATCCATTGAAATTAGGAGGAAGAAATGGGAAAAATTGTGGCTCGTGAGGAAATGGCTCAAGGCACTATCATTCTAAATGAAATAGATGCGCCTCGCATATCACGAAAAGCCAAACCCGGACAATTTGTAATACTTCAGGCGGATGAAACAGGAGAACGCATCCCTTTGACCATGGCAGATACAAATCCGGAAAAAGGTACTATCACCATTATCTATATGGTCATTGGAAAATCCACGACCCGGTTTAAAGAGTTAATGGTTGGCGATGAATACTATGCCCTGATCGGCCCCCTTGGAAAACCCACCCATATCGAAAACGTCGGTAAAGTCGTCTGCGTTGGCGGCGGAACCGGAATTGCAGTGCTGCATCCCATTACCCGGGCACTTAAAGAAGCCGGCAATGAAGTAACAACCATATTGGGTTCCAGAACATATGACCTGTTGATTATGGAAGAAAAAATGAAAGCCGCATCCACCACTTTAAATATCTGTACCGATGACGGATCACACGGCCATCACGGTTTTGTGACCGACGTTTTAAAAGATGTTCTGGAAAAAAATGATATCGACCTTGTTGTTGCCATTGGCCCCATCCCAATGATGAAATTTTGCAGCCTAATCACCAAAGAAAAAAATATTAAAACCCTTGTCAGCCTTAACCCAATCATGGTGGACGGAACCGGTATGTGCGGTTGCTGCCGTGTTACAGTGGGCAATGAGACCAAATTTGCCTGTGTAGACGGCCCTGAATTTGACGGGCACAAAGTGAACTTTGATGAACTGGCCAAGCGCCTTGCTTCCTACCTTGAGGATGAGAAGTTAAGCCTGGAAGCCTATGAAAAATGCAAACTGCAATAAACCATACCATCACGGTTGTATACATGGAGGAATAAATGGCAGACAAAAAATCAAAAAAGATAAAAATTCCACGGGCAAAAATGCCAGAACAAGACCCGGATATCAGAAGACGAAATTTTGAAGAAGTCCCCTTGGGACTTACCCCTGAAATGGCTATGGCCGAAGCCTCAAGATGTCTTCAATGCAAAAATCCAGCCTGCGTTGAAGGATGTCCGGTTTCCGTTCAAATACCCGAGTTTATCCAATTAATTGCAGAAAACAATTTTTCAGGCGCAGCAAAAAAATTATGGGAAAACAATGCACTTCCTGCTGTGTGCGGGCGTGTCTGTCCCCAGGAAGAACAATGTGAGGGCAGGTGTATTTTAGGTAAAAAAGGTTCTCCTGTTGCCATTGGATATCTTGAAAGATTTGCAGCCGACCATGAACGTAAAAACGGAACCGGAGCCCCCCCTGTTGTTGCCCAAAAAACAGGGAAAAAAGTGGCGGTTATTGGTTCCGGCCCCTCCGGCCTGACGGTTGCCGGAGATCTTTTGACCAAAGGCCATGATGTCACTATTTTTGAAGCGTTTCACAAACCCGGCGGGGTATTGGTATATGGAATTCCTGAATTCAGGCTTCCAAAAGAAATTGTTGCATCGGAAGTGGCCACCCTTGAAAAAATGGGCGCAAACATTGAATGCAATACCGTGATAGGCGCTTCGGTCACCATTGATGAGCTGTTTGAAGAAGGGTATGACGCAGTCTATATTGGTGTGGGCGCAGGCCTGCCAAGATTCATGAACCTGCCTGGTGAAAACCTCATTGGTATTTATTCGGCAAATGAATACCTGACCCGGACCAACCTGATGAAAGGGTATCTCTTTCCCGAATATGACACGCCCACTGCCCGGGGAAAAAATGTTGTTGTTCTGGGTGCCGGCAATGTGGCCATGGATTCTGCGAGAACCGCCATGCGTCTTGGGGCGGACTCTGTAAAAGTTGTATATAGAAGATCAAGAGAAGAAATGCCGGCAAGAGAAGAAGAGCTTCACCATGCCGAAGAAGAAAAAATTGAATTTGTTCTCCTGACTAATCCCACTGAGTTTTTTGGAGATGAAAATGGGCGTCTGACCGGAATGGAATGCCTTAAAATGGAATTGGGAGAACCGGATGCATCAGGAAGAAGAAGGCCTATACCCGTTGAAGGATCAAACTTCAGGATTGACTGCGACCTTGTGGTTGTCTCTGTCGGTTCAAATGCCAATCCTCTGCTGACAAATTCCACACCTGATATTGCCTTGAACAAATGGGGTAATATCATAGGTGACCCTGTAACCGGGAAAACATCAAAAAAAGGCGTTTGGG belongs to Desulfobacula toluolica Tol2 and includes:
- the hmcA gene encoding sulfate respiration complex hexadecaheme cytochrome HmcA; the protein is MSKVKSFQLIFFVMIVLCILFPFIGQTSTNNSDDEKRPGLIKIELEGELGKDEMPAVGFLHDLHTQASDGDCTVCHMEKDNTIVFEFKRTGEKASMDFYHDQCIACHTEKKASDKKTGPVADQCGVCHVAGEPEGSLREKISFDKSLHFIHESSERIKGMDLSAKDNCSACHHKYNEKTKEIFYVKGEEESCFYCHKSEKKDETRSIQEAAHDSCVACHQSFKAKSIAIDAGPVTCDGCHDNEKIKKIKKITDIPRLKRNQPDEVAITGWKADDQTKKNYMDAVAFDHKFHETAAQSCKDCHHETLKKCNDCHGAEGGEQKGGFVSLGQAMHKQDSTRSCIGCHKDFTKSADCAGCHSLMPASNSNPESCKTCHSIPPVQLESKDPAQAAKMALTDLSSNYTIVAEDKIPETVVIDGLADEYKPSRFPHRKVVQAIAKRVEKSGMANAFHKDQAGLCMGCHHNSPKTLEPPKCASCHSKVVPGQGDGSDAIFDGGLDGRPGLKGAYHGQCITCHQKMDIKSVVATDCVKCHEAKK
- a CDS encoding sulfide/dihydroorotate dehydrogenase-like FAD/NAD-binding protein, translating into MGKIVAREEMAQGTIILNEIDAPRISRKAKPGQFVILQADETGERIPLTMADTNPEKGTITIIYMVIGKSTTRFKELMVGDEYYALIGPLGKPTHIENVGKVVCVGGGTGIAVLHPITRALKEAGNEVTTILGSRTYDLLIMEEKMKAASTTLNICTDDGSHGHHGFVTDVLKDVLEKNDIDLVVAIGPIPMMKFCSLITKEKNIKTLVSLNPIMVDGTGMCGCCRVTVGNETKFACVDGPEFDGHKVNFDELAKRLASYLEDEKLSLEAYEKCKLQ
- the gltA gene encoding NADPH-dependent glutamate synthase, translating into MADKKSKKIKIPRAKMPEQDPDIRRRNFEEVPLGLTPEMAMAEASRCLQCKNPACVEGCPVSVQIPEFIQLIAENNFSGAAKKLWENNALPAVCGRVCPQEEQCEGRCILGKKGSPVAIGYLERFAADHERKNGTGAPPVVAQKTGKKVAVIGSGPSGLTVAGDLLTKGHDVTIFEAFHKPGGVLVYGIPEFRLPKEIVASEVATLEKMGANIECNTVIGASVTIDELFEEGYDAVYIGVGAGLPRFMNLPGENLIGIYSANEYLTRTNLMKGYLFPEYDTPTARGKNVVVLGAGNVAMDSARTAMRLGADSVKVVYRRSREEMPAREEELHHAEEEKIEFVLLTNPTEFFGDENGRLTGMECLKMELGEPDASGRRRPIPVEGSNFRIDCDLVVVSVGSNANPLLTNSTPDIALNKWGNIIGDPVTGKTSKKGVWAGGDIVTGAATVILAMGAGRTAANSIHDYLTLGW